In a single window of the Neodiprion virginianus isolate iyNeoVirg1 chromosome 1, iyNeoVirg1.1, whole genome shotgun sequence genome:
- the LOC124310516 gene encoding uncharacterized protein LOC124310516 isoform X3: MDYRERGSKNLPFKPRGAGKPKNCMRRKYYDQKNEQSPASEGSSSSNHEATPCTQPPDVDYRSTKSGRDSYLSRGVRSGSSYGPRNFIKGNQRGSQMFSMQNRSSDGKYSDHPTAVSTVKSSLSAQSAEFTPRATTCNLQESSDPSLASQQNLLETGSGTWIRTDISSDSEVSRQNDRGTTKFVDETGKKSCITEVEDDLFNAPANVSLVHCVGADFRMGSGIAVQFREKFNSTGKLFDQRVKPGGVAHLTDNERYVFYLVTKQKSTDKPTMDTMKQSLYALRERCIKLKVTEIAMPRIGCGLDELLWKDVKSIVEEIFGNVFVITVYHLEKDDSNIAKSGSKSKVKNEALQLKDIEPGTGLLYIGYKRPYVSKEMRSLNEKYPFLDHLKRTSYKLGSAFRTPLQSKDVVYGLICKESENSPVSFTHLELAIQRLKEYNIKDEYEYFGLQAFEDCDDPYIMAKIETMFRNSSIKAEFWICWPPSLRKKDENMQVESRLDSTEVQESSSPPLLNIDKTTKGTKNKNTSPRVEENWCGKEKNSKAEDQDMSTVQEKITAQSLSDETNSEKSKLDFTPCNALNETQNTDDYDWGSMQPQSAKLSELTDTSHNDNHSDWWDPESSPNKVDDDDSYAEAERRKSKEKEEMNHRIRQREKLQRKNEKPKSCVTECKGDLFDAEETVSLAHCVGADFRMGSGIAVLFRQKFQSVSELLDQRASQGEVAYIQKDGRYIFYLVTKTESTGKPTYSTLKKSLLALRAKCKELNVSEIAMPRIGCGLDRLDWDKVKDMLEEIFADGFSIKIYNLQKYWTIRLSPEPECKKIESNKKKGKPSKQSKQSIKHTKKAKSKKRK, from the exons ATGGATTACCGAGAAAGAggttcgaaaaatttgccATTTAAGCCGAGAGGTGCAGGTAAACCAAAAAATTGTATGAGACGCAAATATTATGATCAAAAAAATGAGCAAAGTCCAGCAAGTGAGGGTTCATCTTCTTCAAATCATGAAGCTACACCTTGCACACAACCACCAGATGTTGATTATAGATCAACGAAATCTGGTCGTGACAGCTACTTGAGTAGAGGAGTCAGATCCGGCTCCTCCTATGGCCCACGAAATTTCATTAAGGGAAATCAGCGTGGATCGCAGATGTTTTCTATGCAAAATCGCTCTTCTGATGGAAAATATTCAGATCATCCAACGGCAGTCAGTACTGTCAAATCATCACTTAGCGCCCAGTCTGCTGAATTTACCCCAAGAGCGACTACTTGCAATTTACAGGAATCATCTGATCCTTCTCTTGCATCACAACAAAATTTACTTGAAACGGGATCAGGAACTTGGATTCGCACTGATATTTCTTCTGATTCTGAAGTTTCGCGTCAG AATGATCGAGGAACAACAAAATTCGTTGATGAAACGGGAAAAAAATCCTGTATCACAGAGGTCGAAGATGATTTGTTCAATGCCCCTGCTAATGTTTCATTAGTCCACTGTGTTGGAGCAGATTTTAGAATGGGTTCAGGGATTGCCGTACAATTCCGTGAGAAATTTAATTCGACTGGTAAATTATTCGATCAAAGAGTAAAACCAGGTGGCGTAGCCCACCTTACTGATAATGAACGATATGTGTTTTACTTagtaacaaaacaaaaaagtacAG ATAAACCTACAATGGACACAATGAAACAGAGTCTATATGCGCTGCGTGAAAGATGTATAAAACTCAAAGTCACGGAAATTGCAATGCCACGAATTGGATGTGGGTTGGATGAGCTTCTGTGGAAGGACGTAAAATCTATTgtggaagaaatttttggaaatgtCTTTGTTATAACTGTTTATCATTTAGAGAAG GATGATAGTAACATAGCTAAATCTGGTTCTAAgtcaaaagtaaaaaatgaagccTTACAGTTAAAAGACATAGAGCCAGGAACAGGGCTTCTTTACATTGGTTATAAACGGCCATACGTATCTAAGGAAATGCGGTCCTTAAATGAGAAATATCCCTTCCTCGATCATTTAAAACGAACTTCATATAAGCTTGGAAGCGCATTTCGTACTCCACTTCAGTCAAAAGATGTAGTTTATGGTTTGATTTGTAAGGAGTCTGAAAACAGTCCTGTAAGTTTTACACATCTGGAATTAGCTATTCAGCGTCTGAAAGAGTACAATATCAAGGATGAGTACGAATATTTTGGGTTGCAAGCTTTTGAAGATTGTGATGACCCTTACATTATGGCAAAAATAGAGACCATGTTTAGAAATTCGTCAATAAAGGCAGAATTCTGGATTTGCTGGCCACCTTCATTG CGAAAAAAAGATGAGAATATGCAAGTTGAAAGCCGACTTGATTCTACTGAAGTACAAGAATCATCTTCTCCCCCTCTATTAAACATTGATAAGACAACCAagggaacaaaaaataaaaatacatcgCCAAGAGTTGAAGAAAACTGGtgtggtaaagaaaaaaattctaaagcAGAAGATCAAGATATGAGTACAGTTCAAGAAAAGATCACTGCACAATCGTTGAGTGATGAAACCAATTCAGAAAAGTCAAAGCTTGATTTCACTCCTTGCAATGCGTTAAACGAAACTCAAAACACTGATGACTATGATTGGGGGTCTATGCAACCCCAATCCGCGAAATTGTCTGAATTGACTGATACTTCGCATAATGACAATCACAGTGACTGGTGGGACCCAGAG AGTAGTCCGAATAAAGTCGATGATGACGATTCATATGCTGAAgctgaaagaagaaaaagtaaagagAAGGAAGAGATGAACCACCGTATTAGACAAAGAGAAAAgttacaaagaaaaaacgagaaaccGAAATCATGTGTCACTGAATGTAAAGGTGATTTATTTGATGCCGAGGAAACTGTGAGTCTGGCTCATTGCGTTGGAGCTGATTTCCGAATGGGTTCAGGGATTGCTGTACTTTTTAGGCAAAAATTCCAGTCCGTATCAGAACTTCTCGATCAAAGAGCAAGCCAGGGCGAAGTAGCTTACATTCAAAAAGACGgaagatatatattttatttggtCACCAAGACTGAAAGTACTG GAAAGCCAACATATAGCACGCTCAAAAAAAGTTTACTGGCCCTACGTGCAAAATGCAAAGAATTAAATGTGTCTGAAATTGCTATGCCACGAATTGGTTGTGGACTGGATCGACTCGATTGGGATAAAGTAAAAGATATGCTAGAGGAAATCTTTGCCGATggtttttcgataaaaatttacaatttacaaaag tACTGGACGATTCGGCTATCACCGGAACCAGAGTGTAAAAAGATTGAGTCtaataagaaaaaaggaaaacctAGCAAACAATCCAAGCAAAGTATTAAGCATACTAAAAAggcaaaatcgaaaaaacggAAATGA
- the LOC124310516 gene encoding uncharacterized protein LOC124310516 isoform X1 — MDYRERGSKNLPFKPRGAGKPKNCMRRKYYDQKNEQSPASEGSSSSNHEATPCTQPPDVDYRSTKSGRDSYLSRGVRSGSSYGPRNFIKGNQRGSQMFSMQNRSSDGKYSDHPTAVSTVKSSLSAQSAEFTPRATTCNLQESSDPSLASQQNLLETGSGTWIRTDISSDSEVSRQNDRGTTKFVDETGKKSCITEVEDDLFNAPANVSLVHCVGADFRMGSGIAVQFREKFNSTGKLFDQRVKPGGVAHLTDNERYVFYLVTKQKSTDKPTMDTMKQSLYALRERCIKLKVTEIAMPRIGCGLDELLWKDVKSIVEEIFGNVFVITVYHLEKDDSNIAKSGSKSKVKNEALQLKDIEPGTGLLYIGYKRPYVSKEMRSLNEKYPFLDHLKRTSYKLGSAFRTPLQSKDVVYGLICKESENSPVSFTHLELAIQRLKEYNIKDEYEYFGLQAFEDCDDPYIMAKIETMFRNSSIKAEFWICWPPSLRKKDENMQVESRLDSTEVQESSSPPLLNIDKTTKGTKNKNTSPRVEENWCGKEKNSKAEDQDMSTVQEKITAQSLSDETNSEKSKLDFTPCNALNETQNTDDYDWGSMQPQSAKLSELTDTSHNDNHSDWWDPESSPNKVDDDDSYAEAERRKSKEKEEMNHRIRQREKLQRKNEKPKSCVTECKGDLFDAEETVSLAHCVGADFRMGSGIAVLFRQKFQSVSELLDQRASQGEVAYIQKDGRYIFYLVTKTESTGKPTYSTLKKSLLALRAKCKELNVSEIAMPRIGCGLDRLDWDKVKDMLEEIFADGFSIKIYNLQKPSHKSANTSYGSRASWGETDNQRSLGTSNEIQRMLASVEQKICDQTSAHRELREDFQKISTTVDAVCLENKSLREYCEKLEGRLAALESKCLHEHYQKHEGRLADLETRSPDHEADLAAAMILRNPICNMRSDSTDPIYKENGRHLRSHHQNGPPPLVPNIISPQVFPSPLHYYSHAGMHLVPMENDMSANYDCVNGQMISTPKIYNANSLPDERLALLHRAQDIARRLRYAFVTEDSNGIIYLQKDKHSEPLPIYGHGDLNNLENPQV; from the exons ATGGATTACCGAGAAAGAggttcgaaaaatttgccATTTAAGCCGAGAGGTGCAGGTAAACCAAAAAATTGTATGAGACGCAAATATTATGATCAAAAAAATGAGCAAAGTCCAGCAAGTGAGGGTTCATCTTCTTCAAATCATGAAGCTACACCTTGCACACAACCACCAGATGTTGATTATAGATCAACGAAATCTGGTCGTGACAGCTACTTGAGTAGAGGAGTCAGATCCGGCTCCTCCTATGGCCCACGAAATTTCATTAAGGGAAATCAGCGTGGATCGCAGATGTTTTCTATGCAAAATCGCTCTTCTGATGGAAAATATTCAGATCATCCAACGGCAGTCAGTACTGTCAAATCATCACTTAGCGCCCAGTCTGCTGAATTTACCCCAAGAGCGACTACTTGCAATTTACAGGAATCATCTGATCCTTCTCTTGCATCACAACAAAATTTACTTGAAACGGGATCAGGAACTTGGATTCGCACTGATATTTCTTCTGATTCTGAAGTTTCGCGTCAG AATGATCGAGGAACAACAAAATTCGTTGATGAAACGGGAAAAAAATCCTGTATCACAGAGGTCGAAGATGATTTGTTCAATGCCCCTGCTAATGTTTCATTAGTCCACTGTGTTGGAGCAGATTTTAGAATGGGTTCAGGGATTGCCGTACAATTCCGTGAGAAATTTAATTCGACTGGTAAATTATTCGATCAAAGAGTAAAACCAGGTGGCGTAGCCCACCTTACTGATAATGAACGATATGTGTTTTACTTagtaacaaaacaaaaaagtacAG ATAAACCTACAATGGACACAATGAAACAGAGTCTATATGCGCTGCGTGAAAGATGTATAAAACTCAAAGTCACGGAAATTGCAATGCCACGAATTGGATGTGGGTTGGATGAGCTTCTGTGGAAGGACGTAAAATCTATTgtggaagaaatttttggaaatgtCTTTGTTATAACTGTTTATCATTTAGAGAAG GATGATAGTAACATAGCTAAATCTGGTTCTAAgtcaaaagtaaaaaatgaagccTTACAGTTAAAAGACATAGAGCCAGGAACAGGGCTTCTTTACATTGGTTATAAACGGCCATACGTATCTAAGGAAATGCGGTCCTTAAATGAGAAATATCCCTTCCTCGATCATTTAAAACGAACTTCATATAAGCTTGGAAGCGCATTTCGTACTCCACTTCAGTCAAAAGATGTAGTTTATGGTTTGATTTGTAAGGAGTCTGAAAACAGTCCTGTAAGTTTTACACATCTGGAATTAGCTATTCAGCGTCTGAAAGAGTACAATATCAAGGATGAGTACGAATATTTTGGGTTGCAAGCTTTTGAAGATTGTGATGACCCTTACATTATGGCAAAAATAGAGACCATGTTTAGAAATTCGTCAATAAAGGCAGAATTCTGGATTTGCTGGCCACCTTCATTG CGAAAAAAAGATGAGAATATGCAAGTTGAAAGCCGACTTGATTCTACTGAAGTACAAGAATCATCTTCTCCCCCTCTATTAAACATTGATAAGACAACCAagggaacaaaaaataaaaatacatcgCCAAGAGTTGAAGAAAACTGGtgtggtaaagaaaaaaattctaaagcAGAAGATCAAGATATGAGTACAGTTCAAGAAAAGATCACTGCACAATCGTTGAGTGATGAAACCAATTCAGAAAAGTCAAAGCTTGATTTCACTCCTTGCAATGCGTTAAACGAAACTCAAAACACTGATGACTATGATTGGGGGTCTATGCAACCCCAATCCGCGAAATTGTCTGAATTGACTGATACTTCGCATAATGACAATCACAGTGACTGGTGGGACCCAGAG AGTAGTCCGAATAAAGTCGATGATGACGATTCATATGCTGAAgctgaaagaagaaaaagtaaagagAAGGAAGAGATGAACCACCGTATTAGACAAAGAGAAAAgttacaaagaaaaaacgagaaaccGAAATCATGTGTCACTGAATGTAAAGGTGATTTATTTGATGCCGAGGAAACTGTGAGTCTGGCTCATTGCGTTGGAGCTGATTTCCGAATGGGTTCAGGGATTGCTGTACTTTTTAGGCAAAAATTCCAGTCCGTATCAGAACTTCTCGATCAAAGAGCAAGCCAGGGCGAAGTAGCTTACATTCAAAAAGACGgaagatatatattttatttggtCACCAAGACTGAAAGTACTG GAAAGCCAACATATAGCACGCTCAAAAAAAGTTTACTGGCCCTACGTGCAAAATGCAAAGAATTAAATGTGTCTGAAATTGCTATGCCACGAATTGGTTGTGGACTGGATCGACTCGATTGGGATAAAGTAAAAGATATGCTAGAGGAAATCTTTGCCGATggtttttcgataaaaatttacaatttacaaaag CCAAGTCACAAGAGCGCTAACACTTCATATGGCAGCAGAGCTTCGTGGGGTGAAACGGATAATCAACGATCGCTCGGTACGTCCAACGAAATCCAACGAATGCTGGCATCCgtggaacaaaaaatatgcgaTCAGACTTCAGCACACCGTGAATTGAGGGaagatttccaaaaaatttcaaccacaGTCGATGCTGTCTGCTTGGAGAATAAGTCCCTTCGCGAATATTGTGAAAAACTTGAAGGAAGACTGGCAGCACTGGAGTCCAAGTGCCTCCATGAACATTATCAAAAACATGAAGGAAGACTGGCGGATCTGGAGACTAGAAGTCCCGATCACGAAGCGGATCTCGCAGCAGCAATGATTCTCCGCAACCCTATCTGCAATATGCGATCTGATTCTACGGATCCTATTTACAAGGAAAACGGTCGTCATTTACGTTCACATCATCAGAACGGGCCTCCTCCACTCGTACCGAATATAATTTCACCGCAGGTCTTTCCCAGTCCCCTTCATTACTACTCCCACGCAGGAATGCACCTGGTTCCGATGGAAAATGATATGTCCGCGAATTACGATTGCGTAAACGGTCAAATGATATCTACACCGAAGATATACAACGCTAACAGTCTACCAGACGAAAGACTGGCACTTTTGCATCGTGCACAAGATATTGCGCGTAGACTAAGATATGCATTTGTAACTGAGGATTCTAATGGTATTATTTACCTACAAAAGGATAAGCATTCGGAACCCCTGCCAATCTACGGACATGGAGATTTAAATAATCTCGAGAATCCGCAAGTTTAA
- the LOC124310516 gene encoding uncharacterized protein LOC124310516 isoform X2 yields the protein MDYRERGSKNLPFKPRGAGKPKNCMRRKYYDQKNEQSPASEGSSSSNHEATPCTQPPDVDYRSTKSGRDSYLSRGVRSGSSYGPRNFIKGNQRGSQMFSMQNRSSDGKYSDHPTAVSTVKSSLSAQSAEFTPRATTCNLQESSDPSLASQQNLLETGSGTWIRTDISSDSEVSRQNDRGTTKFVDETGKKSCITEVEDDLFNAPANVSLVHCVGADFRMGSGIAVQFREKFNSTGKLFDQRVKPGGVAHLTDNERYVFYLVTKQKSTDKPTMDTMKQSLYALRERCIKLKVTEIAMPRIGCGLDELLWKDVKSIVEEIFGNVFVITVYHLEKDDSNIAKSGSKSKVKNEALQLKDIEPGTGLLYIGYKRPYVSKEMRSLNEKYPFLDHLKRTSYKLGSAFRTPLQSKDVVYGLICKESENSPVSFTHLELAIQRLKEYNIKDEYEYFGLQAFEDCDDPYIMAKIETMFRNSSIKAEFWICWPPSLRKKDENMQVESRLDSTEVQESSSPPLLNIDKTTKGTKNKNTSPRVEENWCGKEKNSKAEDQDMSTVQEKITAQSLSDETNSEKSKLDFTPCNALNETQNTDDYDWGSMQPQSAKLSELTDTSHNDNHSDWWDPESSPNKVDDDDSYAEAERRKSKEKEEMNHRIRQREKLQRKNEKPKSCVTECKGDLFDAEETVSLAHCVGADFRMGSGIAVLFRQKFQSVSELLDQRASQGEVAYIQKDGRYIFYLVTKTESTGKPTYSTLKKSLLALRAKCKELNVSEIAMPRIGCGLDRLDWDKVKDMLEEIFADGFSIKIYNLQKDYQETPKSRPKTTIRLEVLCLKDIQSQTGLLYIGSSDGHISDEMKSLDEKYPFLARLSKEKPSLGTVVCTDVSYPREKVYGLICKQSKNDCVNYKYLHLAIKQLKKLNNKDRYSYFGIQAFVEKHDKLVMAKIETMFRYSYIESELWICFPPDLKHLMPLPSSGRPSM from the exons ATGGATTACCGAGAAAGAggttcgaaaaatttgccATTTAAGCCGAGAGGTGCAGGTAAACCAAAAAATTGTATGAGACGCAAATATTATGATCAAAAAAATGAGCAAAGTCCAGCAAGTGAGGGTTCATCTTCTTCAAATCATGAAGCTACACCTTGCACACAACCACCAGATGTTGATTATAGATCAACGAAATCTGGTCGTGACAGCTACTTGAGTAGAGGAGTCAGATCCGGCTCCTCCTATGGCCCACGAAATTTCATTAAGGGAAATCAGCGTGGATCGCAGATGTTTTCTATGCAAAATCGCTCTTCTGATGGAAAATATTCAGATCATCCAACGGCAGTCAGTACTGTCAAATCATCACTTAGCGCCCAGTCTGCTGAATTTACCCCAAGAGCGACTACTTGCAATTTACAGGAATCATCTGATCCTTCTCTTGCATCACAACAAAATTTACTTGAAACGGGATCAGGAACTTGGATTCGCACTGATATTTCTTCTGATTCTGAAGTTTCGCGTCAG AATGATCGAGGAACAACAAAATTCGTTGATGAAACGGGAAAAAAATCCTGTATCACAGAGGTCGAAGATGATTTGTTCAATGCCCCTGCTAATGTTTCATTAGTCCACTGTGTTGGAGCAGATTTTAGAATGGGTTCAGGGATTGCCGTACAATTCCGTGAGAAATTTAATTCGACTGGTAAATTATTCGATCAAAGAGTAAAACCAGGTGGCGTAGCCCACCTTACTGATAATGAACGATATGTGTTTTACTTagtaacaaaacaaaaaagtacAG ATAAACCTACAATGGACACAATGAAACAGAGTCTATATGCGCTGCGTGAAAGATGTATAAAACTCAAAGTCACGGAAATTGCAATGCCACGAATTGGATGTGGGTTGGATGAGCTTCTGTGGAAGGACGTAAAATCTATTgtggaagaaatttttggaaatgtCTTTGTTATAACTGTTTATCATTTAGAGAAG GATGATAGTAACATAGCTAAATCTGGTTCTAAgtcaaaagtaaaaaatgaagccTTACAGTTAAAAGACATAGAGCCAGGAACAGGGCTTCTTTACATTGGTTATAAACGGCCATACGTATCTAAGGAAATGCGGTCCTTAAATGAGAAATATCCCTTCCTCGATCATTTAAAACGAACTTCATATAAGCTTGGAAGCGCATTTCGTACTCCACTTCAGTCAAAAGATGTAGTTTATGGTTTGATTTGTAAGGAGTCTGAAAACAGTCCTGTAAGTTTTACACATCTGGAATTAGCTATTCAGCGTCTGAAAGAGTACAATATCAAGGATGAGTACGAATATTTTGGGTTGCAAGCTTTTGAAGATTGTGATGACCCTTACATTATGGCAAAAATAGAGACCATGTTTAGAAATTCGTCAATAAAGGCAGAATTCTGGATTTGCTGGCCACCTTCATTG CGAAAAAAAGATGAGAATATGCAAGTTGAAAGCCGACTTGATTCTACTGAAGTACAAGAATCATCTTCTCCCCCTCTATTAAACATTGATAAGACAACCAagggaacaaaaaataaaaatacatcgCCAAGAGTTGAAGAAAACTGGtgtggtaaagaaaaaaattctaaagcAGAAGATCAAGATATGAGTACAGTTCAAGAAAAGATCACTGCACAATCGTTGAGTGATGAAACCAATTCAGAAAAGTCAAAGCTTGATTTCACTCCTTGCAATGCGTTAAACGAAACTCAAAACACTGATGACTATGATTGGGGGTCTATGCAACCCCAATCCGCGAAATTGTCTGAATTGACTGATACTTCGCATAATGACAATCACAGTGACTGGTGGGACCCAGAG AGTAGTCCGAATAAAGTCGATGATGACGATTCATATGCTGAAgctgaaagaagaaaaagtaaagagAAGGAAGAGATGAACCACCGTATTAGACAAAGAGAAAAgttacaaagaaaaaacgagaaaccGAAATCATGTGTCACTGAATGTAAAGGTGATTTATTTGATGCCGAGGAAACTGTGAGTCTGGCTCATTGCGTTGGAGCTGATTTCCGAATGGGTTCAGGGATTGCTGTACTTTTTAGGCAAAAATTCCAGTCCGTATCAGAACTTCTCGATCAAAGAGCAAGCCAGGGCGAAGTAGCTTACATTCAAAAAGACGgaagatatatattttatttggtCACCAAGACTGAAAGTACTG GAAAGCCAACATATAGCACGCTCAAAAAAAGTTTACTGGCCCTACGTGCAAAATGCAAAGAATTAAATGTGTCTGAAATTGCTATGCCACGAATTGGTTGTGGACTGGATCGACTCGATTGGGATAAAGTAAAAGATATGCTAGAGGAAATCTTTGCCGATggtttttcgataaaaatttacaatttacaaaag GATTATCAGGAGACGCCAAAATCTAGACCAAAAACAACAATCAGACTCGAAGTGTTATGTCTTAAGGATATTCAATCGCAAACAGGATTGTTATATATTGGCTCTTCAGATGGACATATTTCTGATGAGATGAAATCATTGGATGAAAAGTACCCCTTCTTAGCGCGATTAAGTAAAGAAAAACCAAGCTTGGGTACTGTTGTTTGCACAGATGTGTCATATCCCAGAGAAAAAGTATACGGCTTGATTTGcaaacaatcgaaaaatgattgtgTCAATTATAAATACTTGCACCTCGCAATCAAGCAATTGAAAAAACTTAACAACAAAGATCGATATTCGTATTTTGGCATACAAGCGTTTGTAGAAAAACACGACAAGTTAGTGATGGCAAAGATTGAAACTATGTTCAGGTATTCGTACATAGAATCAGAACTGTGGATTTGTTTTCCACCTGACTTAAAACACTTGATGCCCCTGCCTAGTTCAGGAAGACCttcaatgtaa
- the LOC124310273 gene encoding zinc finger protein 239-like, translating to MSDQETPLDLSCNGTSRSSIRGLIRCPRKLPCPTCGKHFDRPSLLKRHLRTHTGEKPHGCLVCGKKFSTSSSLNTHARIHTGERPHECPICGKRFTASSNLYYHRMTHYKEKPHKCNECGRSFPTPGDLRAHGYSHTGDWPLRCPICARGFCKPAALHHHVQLHSGDRPHYCKLCNKKFSVTSNLRAHERTHYSETVTIISSTRDNIRNDNVTLINNLNDGSKGETTIQIPTPIFPWNPWLPLQYSK from the exons atgtcAG atcAGGAAACTCCCCTTGATCTAAGTTGCAACGGGACGTCGAGATCAAGTATTCGCGGACTAATAAGATGTCCGCGAAAACTACCCTGTCCAACTTGCGGTAAACATTTTGATCGTCCATCGCTTTTGAAACGACATCTTCGCACGCATACGG GGGAAAAGCCGCACGGCTGTTTAGTgtgcggaaaaaaatttagcacCAGCAGTTCGTTAAATACGCATGCTAGGATTCACACCGGAGAAAGACCGCACGAGTGTCCAATCTGTGGAAAAAGATTTACCGCTTCCTCGAATTTGTACTATCATCGAATGACTCACTACAAG GAAAAACCTCACAAATGCAACGAATGTGGCCGCTCGTTTCCAACGCCCGGAGATTTGAGAGCTCACGGATATTCGCACACCGGCGATTGGCCGCTAAGGTGTCCAATTTGCGCTAGAGGATTTTGTAAGCCTGCGGCACTACATCATCACGTGCAGCTTCATAGCG gaGATCGACCTCACTATTGCAAGTTATGcaacaaaaaattctcagtTACAAGCAACTTGCGAGCTCACGAGCGAACCCACTACTCAGAAACTGTGACCATAATTTCTTCCACTCGAGATAATATACGCAACGACAACGTCACGTTGATCAATAACTTAAACGACGGATCGAAAGGTGAAACAACGATACAAATTCCTACTCCAATTTTTCCGTGGAATCCTTGGCTTCCGTTACAATATTCGAAGTAA